Proteins from a single region of Scylla paramamosain isolate STU-SP2022 chromosome 13, ASM3559412v1, whole genome shotgun sequence:
- the LOC135106477 gene encoding phenoloxidase-activating factor 2-like, producing MSTLGWRILLLVVAARALPDPSSSSSGRDRRQVDTSNLSDAELLCRLTAAVDGATENCEPSAPNPDGAVSGDCKCAPAWQCKDDTSPTELTADGSFLTQVNVRTAGISCPTPEEVCCFNIDTSLQPQTLPFSPTCGKRNTQGIVTNFVGFENRQSQFGEFPWMTAVMTAQTFGPDSAPLYICGGSLIHSQIVLTAAHYMQDKTASELAVRLGEWNFREQSESVAHQEYGVQEVLLHPNYVGTILAYDVALLILDQPATLGHTVDTICLPPPNYDFRDHTCVVSGWGKDMFSETGKFQQILKSIDLPPVDHDSCERAMRKTRLGTSFHLHESFLCAGGEAGKDACEGDGGSPLACHKPNDPSKYYQAGVVSWGIGCGQAGLPGVYADVSKAVPWINTIIQERFGHDVRIGGK from the exons ATGTCTACCTTGGGGTGGAGAATCCTGCTACTGGTGGTGGCAGCAAGGGCTCTGCCAGacccctcttcctcatcctcaggCAGGGACAGGAGACAAGTGGACACATCAAATCTGTCGGATGCAGAATTGCTTTGTCGGCTGACGGCTGCAGTGGATGGTGCCACTGAGAATTGTGAACCATCTGCTCCCAACCCTGATGGAGCTGTAAGTGGGGACTGCAAGTGTGCTCCTGCCTGGCAGTGCAAGGATGACACTAGCCCCACAG AACTGACCGCTGATGGAAGCTTCCTGACACAAGTTAATGTGCGCACCGCTGGCATCTCTTGTCCTACACCAGAGGAGGTGTGCTGCTTTAACATTGATACCTCTCTGCAGCCCCAAACTTTACCCTTCTCCCCAACCTGTGGCAAGCGCAACACTCAAGGAATTGTCACCAATTTTGTTGGATTTGAg AATCGTCAATCTCAGTTTGGGGAGTTCCCTTGGATGACAGCTGTAATGACAGCCCAGACATTTGGACCGGATTCAGCACCCCTGTACATCTGTGGCGGATCACTCATCCACAGCCAGATAGTGCTCACTGCTGCCCATTATATGCAAGA TAAGACTGCGAGTGAGCTGGCCGTAAGACTCGGAGAATGGAACTTCAGAGAACAGTCTGAGTCTGTGGCACATCAGGAGTATGGAGTTCAGGAGGTGCTGCTACATCCCAACTATGTCGGCACCATCTTGGCATATGATGTGGCCCTTCTCATCCTTGACCAGCCAGCAACACTTGGCCATACTGTTGACACCATCTGTCTGCCACCCCCCAACTATGATTTCAGAGACCACACATGTGTTGTGTCTGGGTGGGGCAAAGATATGTTCAGTGAGACTGGCAAATTTCAACAA ATCCTGAAGTCAATTGATCTGCCACCGGTGGACCATGACTCCTGTGAGAGAGCAATGAGAAAAACACGTCTGGGCACAAGCTTCCATCTGCATGAGAGTTTCCTGTGCGCCGGAGGAGAGGCAGGCAAGGATGCCTGCGAGGGAGATGGTGGCTCACCCTTGGCCTGTCATAAGCCTAACGATCCCAGTAAATACTACCAG GCTGGTGTGGTGTCTTGGGGTATTGGTTGTGGCCAAGCTGGCTTGCCAGGAGTTTATGCTGATGTCAGCAAGGCTGTTCCATGGATTAATACCATTATTCAGGAAAGATTTGGACATGATGTAAGAATTGGTGGTAAATAA